The window AGCCCCAGGTGCTCGGCGGCGGACTCGGGCCGGGTGTCGTGCACGGTGACCAGGTGGCCCGCGTGGATCAGGTGGCGGGCCATGTGGCGTCCCATGTTGCCCAGGCCGATGAATCCGATCCTCATCGTTGTCCTCGCTACGGCTTTGTAGGGGTGAGCAGGTGAAAGAAGGTGAAGCAGAGGGCCGGTCAGGCCAGGTTGATCCAGGTCGTCTTCAGTGCCGTGTACGCGTCCAGCGCGTGCAGGGACTTGTCGCGACCCGCGCCGGTGGCCTTGAAGCCGCCGAAGGGTGTGATGACGTCGCTGGCGTCGAAGGTGTTGATCCACACCGTGCCGGCCCGCAGCCGTCGCGCGGTGCGGTGGGCGACCGTCACGTCCCGGGTCCACACCGAGGCGACGAGCCCGAAGTCGCTCTCGTTGGCGAGGCGTACGCCCTCGTCGACATCCCCGTCGTAGGACACGACGGCGAGGACTGGGCCGAAGATCTCCTCCTGTCCGACGGCGGAGGTGTTGTCCACTCCGTCGAGCACGGTCGGTTCGACGAAGCTGCCGCCCGTCCCGGTCAGCGTGCGCCCGCCGCCGAACAGCACGCTCGCGCCGTCTCGCCTGCCGCGCTCGACATGGCCGAGGATGCTGGCGAGCTGGGTCTCGTCGACGATGGGTCCCATGACGGTGGCCGGGTCGAGGGGATCGCCCACACGGAAGGTCTCGGCGGTGATCCGGCGTACGGCGTCCAGGAGTCGGTCCTTGACCGAGGTGTGCACCACGACGCGGGATCCTGCGTTGCAGGTCTGCCCGGCGTTGTAGAAGATGCCCCAGGCCACGGCGGACGCGGCGGCTTCGACATCCGCGTCGGCCAGCACGAGCTGGGGCGACTTGCCGCCCGCCTCCACGGCGATCTGCTTGCCGTTGGACTCGCCCGCGTACACCTGGAACAGTCGCGCGACCTGCGCCGAGCCCGTGAAAGCGATCTTGTCGACCTCGGGGTGGCGGCCGAGCGCCTGCCCGGCGACCTCGCCCCGGCCGGGGACGACGTTGAGGACGCCGTCGGGCAGTCCGGCCTCGGTGGCGAGCGCGGCCAGGCGCAGGGCGGCCAGCGAGGTCTGCTCGGCGGGCTTGAGGA is drawn from Streptomyces liliifuscus and contains these coding sequences:
- a CDS encoding aldehyde dehydrogenase — its product is MTYNIDELLSRSHDEWLAAASNLTFETRLFIDGGFTDATSGDTFRSNSPRDGAKLADVQAAGAEDVDRAVRSARTAFEDGRWRDLAPKERKHVLLRWAELIRANAEELALLDTLEMGKPITESVRVDVDKAAETIAWYAEAIDKTYDEVAPTPGDALAFITREPLGVIGVVVPWNYALLIASWKLGPALATGNSVVLKPAEQTSLAALRLAALATEAGLPDGVLNVVPGRGEVAGQALGRHPEVDKIAFTGSAQVARLFQVYAGESNGKQIAVEAGGKSPQLVLADADVEAAASAVAWGIFYNAGQTCNAGSRVVVHTSVKDRLLDAVRRITAETFRVGDPLDPATVMGPIVDETQLASILGHVERGRRDGASVLFGGGRTLTGTGGSFVEPTVLDGVDNTSAVGQEEIFGPVLAVVSYDGDVDEGVRLANESDFGLVASVWTRDVTVAHRTARRLRAGTVWINTFDASDVITPFGGFKATGAGRDKSLHALDAYTALKTTWINLA